The bacterium DNA segment ATACCGTAGCAGCATATGCTCAGACAGATGATTTCAAAGACTGTTTTTATGAATGTGACTGTGGCTATAGTATGCATTACGCTCCTTTTTATTTTTCTATTGTACCGGTGTGTTGCCAAAAAATGTAGCTTTTCAAGTATCTGGCGTAGTTATGCTTTTTTTCCTATACTATCTGCATGTAGTAAGCTTTACTACTTTAAAAGTATGAAAACAAAGAAAGGACAACATGCGTCGACGTACAGTTTTGACGGGAGATCGACCGACTGGTCCGTTACATGTGGGTCATTATGTGGGCTCTTTGAAAAATAGGTTATTATTGCAGCAGGACAGTGATCAGTTTATTATGCTTGCTGATCTGCAGGCTTTGACTGATCATGTCGATAATCCAGAAAAAGTGCGTGAAAATGTCATTGAAGTATTGCTTGATTATCTTTCGATCGGTATCGACCCTACACAATCGACTATTTTCATTCAATCACTCATTCCACAGATTGCCGAACTTACCGTGATCTATCTTAATCTGGTTACCGTTAATCGCTTAAAACGGAATCCAACGATCAAAACTGAAATTGATCAAAAAGGGATGGGCACCAACGTGACGGCAGGATTTTTAATGTATCCTGTGCACCAGGCGGCAGATATCACCGTGGTAAAAGCAAACTGTGTTCCTGTTGGCGCAGATCAACTGCCAATTATTGAACAGACGAACGAGATTTTACATTCATTTAACAGAATTTATAAAGTCGATCTTTTTGAAAAAGTTGAAGCTTTGATTCCAAAAATTGGGTATCGTTTGCCCGGTATTGATGGAAAACAGAAGATGAGTAAATCGTTGAATAATGCGATTTTTCTTTCTGACTCTGCCGATAGTGTGTTAAAAAAAGTGATGAGCATGTATACCGATCCGACACATCTTCGGGTGCAAGATCCTGGAAAAGTTGAAGGCAATGCAGTATTTACCTATCTTGATGTCTTTGATCCTGATGAGCATGCGGTGCGTGATTTAAAACTGCAGTATCAAAATGGTGGCTTGGGTGATGTGACCTTAAAAAAACGGCTTGCCGATATTTTGAACAGTTTTCTTGATCCAATCCGAGCGCGCCGAGCACTGTTTGAAAAAGACAAAGAGGCAGTTTTTAAGATTGCGCTTGCTGGGTCTGAAAAAGTAAAAGAGGTGGCAGCTGGAACCATGAGAGAGGTGAAAGAGGCGTTAAAATTGGTATATTAAAACAATAAGAAGCATCGCTTTTCAACGATGCTTCTTATTGTTTTAATATTATTTGCAGATGTTAGTTGTTAAATCGTTCGACCGTTATTATCGTTTATATCTGTTTTATAATTTGTTTGATGACTACTAGATAAGTCATTAGCATCTTTGGAGACTGATGATGATTGCGAATAGTTTGTATTGAAAAAGTTAGTCACCATGTTTACAATGTTATATTTCCTTTCCAAAAATATACTTATTCCGGCAATGATACCAACCTTGGTTCCTCTCCAGGTATAATTTCGTATGCGCGCAATCCCTTTTGGATTAAGTTTGTTTTGTAGTGAAAAAATCTGTGTGTCTTGTTTTGATAAGACCTCTTGCGTAGTTGCAATGTGTTTATCTTTCAAATGTAAAAGAGCTTGCAAATTATTATTCTTTGCTGTAAGTTCATCGTTTTTTTGAATGACGGTTTTTTGTATTCCTTCAAGCATAACTTTTATCATCGATATTTCGTTATTGTCAGTTGCAACCATAGTTAAAGTTAAGGTTGCACCAAATATTAAATACATCTTTGATAAGTATTTCCTGTTGTTCATAAGGTTGTCCTTCTATTTGTGTTAATAAGTGAATTTCAAGCTTATTATGACGATTTATTTTATTTTAGTCAAATGATTGATGGGCACATCTATTTAAAGCGCCATTATTATTTGTTTTATATTTCTCTTAAAAAATCTGCAAGAATCTTCTTTGCACCATAGATAAATCGGACAGTAACATACCAGTTGCTTTCTTTTTTTTCGATCATTTCAACAGTTCCAATACCGTATGCTTGATGTTTGACTTTCTGTTTGATTTTGAATGGTTGATGTTCGATTATATGTTTGACTTGATTAGCATTGTGATTACTATTCTGTTTTGGTTCAGATGAGGTTTTGTGTACCTCTTTTTTCACAAACCTTGTAGCTACAGTTTTTGTTTTATCAAGCGATATATTTTTATGGTGTTGATTCGCTGAGGTACCATTAATAGATCCGGCAAACCATTGTTTAAAGAGGGTAGTATATTTTTCCAGATACCAGGTACTTGTTTCAAAAAATAGCGAGATGGTGGAGCTGATCTCCTGCAAAAAACGTGACTGTTGTTGATATGAGGGTGTGCCAAAAATGGTGCGATGTTTTGTGTAACTCAAGCATAAAAATGAGCGTGCGCGGGTAATGCCAACATACAGCAGCCTGCGTTCCTCTTCAAGATCGTTTTTTTCGTACAATGAACGCGGTGTGGGAATAATCTGCTCTTCAACGCCTGCAATCCAGACAAAATCAAACTCAAGACCTTTTGCCGCATGCAACGTCATCAAGTTGACCACATTTTTTGATTCATCTTTGCGTGTTATTTTTTCATTCATTAATGAAACTTCTTCCAAAAATGATTGCACCGACCCGGAGCCCTCCTGTGCAAAATGTACTGCCGCTTCAATAAGTTCGTCAATGTTTGCCAGCCGTTCTTGGGCATTTTCAGGTTCGTAGGTGTTGTAAAGATATTCTTTGTAACCTGTACGTTCGATGATACTTTTTAACGCTTCGGATGCGTTCTGTTGTGCCGTAAGTTCATGAAAAATAGTCAAAAAATAGTGTAATGTTTTAATTTTGCCTGGCGTAAGTTTTTGCTGCATGACTTTGACTGTAATCTCATAAAAATTCAAAAATGGTTCATGCTGCCATGCCTGTCTGAATAACTCCTCTATTTTTTCACCAAGGCCTCGCAATGGCGTGTTTAAAACACGGAAAAATGAAAGCTGATCAAATGGATTAAGTATAAGTTTTAAATATGCTATCAGATCTTTTATTTCTGCGCGTTCATAAAACTGTGTGCCGCCTATAATTTTGTAAGGAATGCTGTATTTGATGCACATCTCTTCAATCGGTCGTGACTGGGTGTGTGTGCGATACAGCACGGCAGCCGTATCTGTTGGATATTTTTTCCAAAACTGTGCAAGTGCTGAACCGATCGCATCACTTTCCTGATATTCAGAACCGCATTCAAGCTCCATGACACTCTGTTTTCCTTCAATTGAGGACCACAGAGTTTTTGGTGTGCGCTGTGGATTGTTTTTGATTAACTGATTGGCGACCGTAAGAATTTCTTGCTTTGATCGATAGTTCTGTTCAATTTTCACCAGTTTTGTGTTTGAAAAATCTGAAACAAATGTTTGGATATTGGCAACCGTTGCTCCTCGCCACGAATAGATCGACTGATCTTCATCGCCAACAACACAGACTGACCGTGCCGATGTATCAACCGGTTTTGCTGGGCAGAGGAGTTTTAATAACAGGTGTTGCACAACGTTAGTATCCTGATACTCATCCACCAGAACATGATGTACCGTTGCATGGATTTTTAGTTTAAAAGGTTCATCGCTTTGCAGTATCTCTACCGTTTTTATTAAAAGATCATCAAAATCAAAATAGCGACAGAGCTGCTTTTCATGTGTGTACAGTTTGTAAATGTCATGCATCAGGTCACTTTGCCATGGAAAATCTTCAGGTTTGATTCCGTATGGATGCTGGTTGCGAAGCAATGATAAGTGACCCAGTACCGTTTTTGGCGTAAGCTCCTTTTTTTTGCCAAGCTTTTCGAGCAGATTTTTAATTAATTTTTCCTGATCTGAAGAGTCCAAAATAGTAAACGGATTATTATGATAATATTTTTTTAAAAGTGATAAACAGTATCCGTGAAAAGTTCCAACAAACGGGTGTATGACGCGGGGTGCAAGTGTGCTCACCCGCTCTTTCATCTCCTTGGCGGCTTTATTGGTAAAGGTTAATGCAACGATCGCCGATGATGGCACCTGAAGATCATGCAAAAGATACGCTATTCTGGCCGTGATGACCCTGGTTTTGCCAGATCCTGCACCAGCAATAACAAGCAGGTTGCCCTCTGTGTGCAATGCTGCTTCCTGTTGACTTTCATTCAGTTGATTACATATAAACTGTAAGATGGACGTTTGTTCGTTGATCATCGCATGCCTAAACTGGAAAAACTGTTTTTAGTGTATAAAACCTACCTAAATCTTCAAGCAGTTTTTGTTACATGCCATGTTTCAATATATTCCGAAAGTGTTTTTATTGAGTCCTTGTGTAACGTTGAAATAAGTACGTGTGGTTTGTAACTCTCAACTTCGGCCAATAGAGGGTCATTTTCATTGATTTTGTCGATTTTGTTAAACACAAAAAGCGTCGGTTTATCAACTCCCAGATCTTTTAAGGTTTTTTGTGTAACTTTGATATGATCTTTCCAGTTTGGATCAGAAAGGTCGATTACATGCAACAAAAGATGTGCATATTGAAGTTCATGTAGTGTTGACTTGAATGCTGCAATCAGTTGGTGGGGCAGATTTTGGATGAATCCGACAGTATCAGAAATGAGTCCAATTTTTTTATGATTGATAAACAGTTCACGTGTTGTGGTATCCAACGTGGCAAAAAGTTTATCTTCAGCCAAAACAGTACTGTTTGTTAATGCATTCAAGATTGATGATTTGCCAGCGTTGGTGTACCCAACCAGGCAGACATGCGGAACATTTTTTTCAAGCCTCTGTTTTCGCTGTGTTGCGCGAATCTGATTTAAATGATCAAGGTTTTTTTCAAGTTTTATCAACAGGCCTTCAATGTACTGCATCTCCCGTTCTTTTGCAGTTTCACCTGGTCCTGCATAAAAACCAAAGCCGCCACGCTGTTGACCAAGATGAACTCCTTTTCCTGCAAGTCGTGATTTTCGATATTTCAAAGCAGCCATTTCGACCTGAATTTTACCTTCTGCTGTGTGTGCTGCTTTTTCAAAAATCTGCAAAATGAGTTCAGTTCTGTCAATGATGGTGCAGTTTAACAGATCCTCTAAGTTTCGTTCCTGTTGTGGTGAAAGTGATTCAGAAAAAATAACGCGCTCAATTTTTTCCTTTTCACAGTAGTCCCTGATCTCTTCAAGTTTGCCCTTTGTCAGATAATATCCAGCATCAATACTGCGAAGTTTAACAAATATGTTGTGTGTGGTGTCAACCTGATTGGTGCGCGCAAGGCTCAAAAATTCCTGAAAATATGCATCCGGATACGAGGGTGTGTGTTGTGGTGACAAAATCCCCACCAATAATGTTGCTGGTTCCTGAACAGAAGGGGTGAGTTTGAACTGATTACCCATCGATTGATCCTTTTTAAATGGCAGATGCAAAACAGTAATATTATTACTGTACCATTTTTTTGAGCAAAAAAGTAGCTTGGCCAAAAAAGTGAAGCCTAAATCTTCTTGATCTTTATGTTTTCAAGTATCAGTTTAGTTTGTCGTTGTTTTAGGTCCGTACATGCTAAATAGGTACATCAAAAAAGTTATTACAGTAAAACTACCTGCTTTGCTAAGCCATTCCCTGGCATATTTAGAGTTTTTCATCTGATTGCAAAATGATTGCCAGTGCTGTTCATGAATTTCGTCGGAAGATTCTTCGGAAGTAAGAAGAGTTGTGATATTTTTGCTTGTCTTCTTTGTTCTTTGCATCAACTTTGTTCTTTAGAAGTTATATTGAAAAATGCTGGTACAATTGAAGCATTTTTAGAAGAATATCGTGCTCAAAGAAATAAAGATGCTTTGGTTGGCTTGTGCATTCTTGGTTTAGTTGTTACGGGAGTTGTAATGATATACAAATGGTATAAAGGTAAAAAAGCTTCGCCGTCGAATACAGATCTACAAACATCAAAATGAGTTTGAACTGATTCTCCATTGATTGACCCTTTTTAAATGGTAGATGCAAAACATAAGCTACTTTATTGTAACATTTTTTGAGCAAAAAAATAGATTATGTTAGAATGCTGAGAAACGTTGTTTGATCAAATATTTTTTGAAAATAAAACTTTAAAAATCAAAGATCATTTATTAAGGTTAAAATTGGGTGAGTAGATTCAAAAAATACTCCAAATCGAAGCTGTTGGGTTGCAACCTATCCAAGGGTCGAATGTGGCATGCCATCTGTTCGAGCGTATGTATGGAAAAGCTGCTCATGCATCTGAAGCAAATTATACTGTACAGGTGGACGCCCGCCTGTCGTTGCAGGCCTCTGTTATCATCTTATTGCGATTGAGCTTACCAGTTGTGCTGTTTTGGTTGGCCTGCTTTATTATTTTTGTCCGGCCATTGCAAGGGTTATGGCAGAAAGAAGCTTTGAGTTTTAAAAAAGTCTTTTTTGCCAGAAGATAATTTCACCTCTTTCCCAAAACATGCTAGAATAATGTTTTAAAAATAGAAGGAATAACGATGTTTGATTTTTTAGCAAAAAAATTTGGTGATCTGTTTGAACTATTTTCAAAAGAGACTACCTTTACCGATGAAAATACCGCAAAGATTCTTGATGAAATTAAGGCAGCATTGATTGATTCTGATGTTCCCTATGATGTGGTGGTTGATTTTACCAGGCAGGTCAAACAGGATCTTTTGGGTAAAAAAGTTTTGAAGAACGTTCGACCTGATGAACAGCTGTTAAAAATCGTGTATGAACGGCTTGTCAAATTTATGAGCCAGGGTGGACAGGACTGTTTCTCTTTTGAGATTCCATCGGTTGTGATGGTCATGGGACTACAAGGAGCAGGAAAAACGACGACAATTGCAAAACTTGTTCATTTTGTAAAAACGCAAGCTGAAAAGAAACGCAAAAATCGTTCGATTTTGGTTGCCTCGGTTGATTTTTACCGTCCTGCAGCGGTCGAACAGCTTGAAATTGTTGCACAACAGGCAGCAGCAGTCTTTTACAGGGCACAGGAACAAAATCCAGTTGCTGCAGCAATGGAAATTTATCAGAAGTTTAAAAAAGATCGATATGACCTCCTGTTTTTGGATACAGCCGGTCGTTTGCATTTTGATGAACAGATGATGCAAGAGTTGCAGCAGATCAATCAAAAGCTTTTACCTCGTTATAAGATTCTGGTACTTGATGCAATGACAGGACAGCAGTCATTGTCGATTGCACAAACGTTTGATCAGAAAGTTGGTTTTTATGCATCTATTTTGACCAAAATGGACAGTAATGCAAGTGCAGGTGCTGCGCTTGCCTTCCGTTATGTACTCAAAAAGCCTATCTGGTTCATTGGAACGGGAGAAAAGTTGCCAGATCTGCAAGAGTTTGTTCCAGATCGTATCGCCCAACGGATGTTGAATATGGGTGATATGCAAACGTTGATTGAAAAGATTGATGATAAAATACATGCGGCTGAACAAGAAAAGATGAATAAGGCACTTCTTTCTGATGCTATGAGTTTGGAAGATTTTGGCCTTCAAATTGATATGATGAACAAGGTTGGTTCCCTTTCGAGTCTCATGAAATATATTCCAGGCATTGCTAACAAGCTTTCAGCAGAGCAGATTGATGCGGGTGAGCGAGAGGTAAAAAGATTTCGAGCCATTATCAGCTCAATGACTCCAAAGGAGCGTAAAGATGTTACTGTATTGAATGATTCTCGCAAACAGAGAATTGCGGTAGGATCAGGGACAACTGTTCAAGATGTTCTGATTTTGCTTCAACGATTTGAACAAGTTAAACAATATGCTAAACTATTAAAAAAATCAGGTCCTTTTGGTGGTTTATTTCGTTAAAAATATTTTTTAAGGGTTTCTATGGCAGTTAAGATTCGTTTGTCCCGTGCGGGCAGAAAAGGTATTCCTATGTATCGCCTTGTTGCGGCTGATTCTCGTGTGAAACGTGATGGTAAGATTCTTGCCAACGTTGGTACCTATGATGCGCTAAATGGCAGAGTGGTACAGTTCCACGAAGATATTTATACAACTTGGGTTCAAAAAGGCGCACAGGTAACCGATTCGGCAAAAAAAATTCATAAATTATTTAAAAAAAATGGTATTTATGTGCC contains these protein-coding regions:
- a CDS encoding UvrD-helicase domain-containing protein, which translates into the protein MINEQTSILQFICNQLNESQQEAALHTEGNLLVIAGAGSGKTRVITARIAYLLHDLQVPSSAIVALTFTNKAAKEMKERVSTLAPRVIHPFVGTFHGYCLSLLKKYYHNNPFTILDSSDQEKLIKNLLEKLGKKKELTPKTVLGHLSLLRNQHPYGIKPEDFPWQSDLMHDIYKLYTHEKQLCRYFDFDDLLIKTVEILQSDEPFKLKIHATVHHVLVDEYQDTNVVQHLLLKLLCPAKPVDTSARSVCVVGDEDQSIYSWRGATVANIQTFVSDFSNTKLVKIEQNYRSKQEILTVANQLIKNNPQRTPKTLWSSIEGKQSVMELECGSEYQESDAIGSALAQFWKKYPTDTAAVLYRTHTQSRPIEEMCIKYSIPYKIIGGTQFYERAEIKDLIAYLKLILNPFDQLSFFRVLNTPLRGLGEKIEELFRQAWQHEPFLNFYEITVKVMQQKLTPGKIKTLHYFLTIFHELTAQQNASEALKSIIERTGYKEYLYNTYEPENAQERLANIDELIEAAVHFAQEGSGSVQSFLEEVSLMNEKITRKDESKNVVNLMTLHAAKGLEFDFVWIAGVEEQIIPTPRSLYEKNDLEEERRLLYVGITRARSFLCLSYTKHRTIFGTPSYQQQSRFLQEISSTISLFFETSTWYLEKYTTLFKQWFAGSINGTSANQHHKNISLDKTKTVATRFVKKEVHKTSSEPKQNSNHNANQVKHIIEHQPFKIKQKVKHQAYGIGTVEMIEKKESNWYVTVRFIYGAKKILADFLREI
- the trpS gene encoding tryptophan--tRNA ligase, with the protein product MRRRTVLTGDRPTGPLHVGHYVGSLKNRLLLQQDSDQFIMLADLQALTDHVDNPEKVRENVIEVLLDYLSIGIDPTQSTIFIQSLIPQIAELTVIYLNLVTVNRLKRNPTIKTEIDQKGMGTNVTAGFLMYPVHQAADITVVKANCVPVGADQLPIIEQTNEILHSFNRIYKVDLFEKVEALIPKIGYRLPGIDGKQKMSKSLNNAIFLSDSADSVLKKVMSMYTDPTHLRVQDPGKVEGNAVFTYLDVFDPDEHAVRDLKLQYQNGGLGDVTLKKRLADILNSFLDPIRARRALFEKDKEAVFKIALAGSEKVKEVAAGTMREVKEALKLVY
- the ffh gene encoding signal recognition particle protein, whose amino-acid sequence is MFDFLAKKFGDLFELFSKETTFTDENTAKILDEIKAALIDSDVPYDVVVDFTRQVKQDLLGKKVLKNVRPDEQLLKIVYERLVKFMSQGGQDCFSFEIPSVVMVMGLQGAGKTTTIAKLVHFVKTQAEKKRKNRSILVASVDFYRPAAVEQLEIVAQQAAAVFYRAQEQNPVAAAMEIYQKFKKDRYDLLFLDTAGRLHFDEQMMQELQQINQKLLPRYKILVLDAMTGQQSLSIAQTFDQKVGFYASILTKMDSNASAGAALAFRYVLKKPIWFIGTGEKLPDLQEFVPDRIAQRMLNMGDMQTLIEKIDDKIHAAEQEKMNKALLSDAMSLEDFGLQIDMMNKVGSLSSLMKYIPGIANKLSAEQIDAGEREVKRFRAIISSMTPKERKDVTVLNDSRKQRIAVGSGTTVQDVLILLQRFEQVKQYAKLLKKSGPFGGLFR
- the hflX gene encoding GTPase HflX, which gives rise to MGNQFKLTPSVQEPATLLVGILSPQHTPSYPDAYFQEFLSLARTNQVDTTHNIFVKLRSIDAGYYLTKGKLEEIRDYCEKEKIERVIFSESLSPQQERNLEDLLNCTIIDRTELILQIFEKAAHTAEGKIQVEMAALKYRKSRLAGKGVHLGQQRGGFGFYAGPGETAKEREMQYIEGLLIKLEKNLDHLNQIRATQRKQRLEKNVPHVCLVGYTNAGKSSILNALTNSTVLAEDKLFATLDTTTRELFINHKKIGLISDTVGFIQNLPHQLIAAFKSTLHELQYAHLLLHVIDLSDPNWKDHIKVTQKTLKDLGVDKPTLFVFNKIDKINENDPLLAEVESYKPHVLISTLHKDSIKTLSEYIETWHVTKTA
- the rpsP gene encoding 30S ribosomal protein S16, encoding MAVKIRLSRAGRKGIPMYRLVAADSRVKRDGKILANVGTYDALNGRVVQFHEDIYTTWVQKGAQVTDSAKKIHKLFKKNGIYVPQSEVKSRVRSTKQNITEDVASE